The Dysidea avara chromosome 13, odDysAvar1.4, whole genome shotgun sequence genome includes a region encoding these proteins:
- the LOC136243133 gene encoding uncharacterized protein, which yields MGCVSSKTKVNPVGSGSPKSKTAASSATTPKVKKAWGASKATPRKGTVDASATNDACSEEGSSPKSPSSSGTQQVVENEQATGQAPVRLVKEADIVNQEVTPSTVRESPASLFIKRSSQGSLKTDALLSAGSRDSGICLTAGENEEYANVITEKSSPEKQELAKVPSGSAPDLTVQGVCLQPPARLSSTGKLGATTSRRPPSGLPPLAQPPKRQQLTLPNMILDDNDNVKNLNITERPSSRGGMAFDINFDEKNVPKKMPKGLQKRKKTSNLTKEELQAKLDAAEQRRKAWEEERQEKIRNQLEHDRQVMNALEAFQKAQMAKTEAHLNKKMATNEENRENHFRDLRNRLKEKNDKMMAAVESNKVKPLRPPPVSEEQSN from the exons ATGGGTTGTGTGTCGAGCAAGACCAAGGTTAACCCGGTCGGGTCCGGGTCTCCCAAATCCAAGACAGCTGCTTCATCTGCCACTACCCCGAAGGTTAAGAAGGCTTGGGGAGCCAGCAAGGCGACACCTAGAAAAGGAACTGTTGACGCGTCCGCTACCAATGACGCTTGCAGTGAAGAGGGCAGTTCTCCCAAGTCACCAAGCTCCTCTGGGACTCAACAAGTAGTCGAGAACGAACAAGCGACTGGCCAAGCTCCGGTACGCCTTGTCAAGGAAGCAGACATAGTCAACCAAGAGGTGACTCCCTCTACCGTCCGCGAATCTCCGGCTTCTTTGTTCATCAAACGGAGCTCGCAGGGCTCTCTGAAGACTGATGCCCTATTGTCTGCTGGATCAAGGGACAGCGGAATCTGCCTGACCGCCGGAGAGAATGAAGAGTATGCCAACGTCATCACAGAGAAGTCTTCTCCTGAGAAACAGGAACTAGCCAAG GTTCCCAGTGGTTCAGCTCCGGACCTAACTGTTCAAGGTGTATGCTTACAGCCACCAGCAAGGCTGAGTAGCACAGGAAAACTTGGTGCTACTACCAGCAGACGCCCTCCTTCTGGCCTTCCACCTCTGGCCCAGCCCCCAAAGAGACAGCAGCTCACTCTACCTAACATGATACttgatgataatgataatgtGAAGAATTTGAACATTACTGAGAGGCCAAGCTCCCGGGGAGGAATGGCATTTGATATTAACTTTGATGAAAAGAATGTTCCCAAGAAAATGCCCAAAGGACTGCAAAAGAGAAAGAAAACATCCAACCTCACCAAGGAAGAATTGCAAGCCAAACTTGATGCAGCCGAACAGCGCAGAAAG GCTTGGGAGGAGGAGCGTCAAGAGAAGATACGAAATCAACTTGAACATGATCGTCAAGTGATGAATGCTTTGGAAGCTTTCCAGAAGGCACAGATGGCCAAGACTGAAGCTCATCTCAACAAGAAAATGGCAACCAATGAAGAGAATAGAGAGAATCACTTCCGTGATTTGAGAAACCGCCTCAAGGAGAAAAATGACAAAATGATGGCTGCTGTTGAATCTAATAAAGTCAAGCCCCTTCGACCTCCACCAGTTTCCGAAGAGCAGTCAAACTAA
- the LOC136243130 gene encoding ethanolaminephosphotransferase 1-like, with protein sequence MIGFRYLSADHLNGFDNYKYKAVDTSPLAKYVMQPWWNAVVQLFPLWVAPNLITFVGWLLLVFNFALFAYYDFDFHTTNNDLGIVRTPIPSWVWLYCGVGQFVAHTLDGVDGKQARRTKSSSPLGELFDHGLDSWSCILLPLTLFSAIGTGTKYGGSTEEMLVPCLAVVATFHLTHWEKYITGVLYLPWSYDISQLGCSLAYLVTGWYGVELWQFYVFPDVSCARVLKWILMGSYFVSLPASIWNVVDHYMSLRSPEKQQSDRKNLSFWEAMAPGLPLLLLCVFYYVWSVISPHNVLVAQPRVFMFSLGIVFSNIACRLIISQMTGLKCDLFNIMFIPVVITMAAGVLYPPYEIDILYACCALLVTMHLHFGISVVQELCEHFNIYCFSIKKQQTS encoded by the exons ATGATCGGATTTCGGTACCTCAGTGCGGACCACCTCAATGGATTCGACAACTACAAA TACAAAGCTGTTGATACATCGCCATTAGCGAAGTACGTGATGCAGCCGTGGTGGAACGCTGTTGTACAG CTTTTTCCACTGTGGGTGGCTCCCAATTTAATTACGTTTGTTGGCTGGCTGTTGCTGGTGTTCAATTTTGCATTGTTTGCATACTATGACTTTGACTTCCACACAACCAATAATGACTTGGGGATAGTGCGTACACCTATCCCATCATGGGTGTGGCTGTATTGTGGAGTTGGCCAGTTTGTAGCACACACACTAGATGGGGTCGATGGGAAACAAGCTCGGAGGACAAAGTCTAGTAGTCCTTTAG GAGAATTATTTGACCATGGCTTGGACAGCTGGTCGTGTATCCTCCTCCCTCTAACACTTTTCTCAGCGATTGGCACTGGTACCAAATATGGTGGGTCCACGGAGGAAATGTTAGTGCCATGTCTTG CTGTGGTGGCTACCTTCCACCTGACTCACTGGGAGAAGTACATTACTGGAGTACTGTACCTGCCCTGGTCCTATGACATTAGTCAATTG GGGTGTAGTCTTGCTTACCTGGTCACTGGCTGGTATGGAGTAGAACTATGGCAGTTCTATGTCTTCCCTGATGTGTCGTGTGCTCGTGTTCTCAAGTGGATTTTGATGG GATCATATTTTGTTTCTCTGCCAGCTAGTATATGGAATGTGGTGGACCATTATATGTCATTGAG GTCCCCAGAAAAACAGCAAAGTGATCGAAAGAATTTATCATTTTGGGAGGCCATGGCACCTGGTCTGCCACTCTTACTGCTCTGTGTCTTCTACTATGTGTGGAGTGTTATATCACCACACAATGTGTTGGTGGCTCAACCAAGAGTGTTTATGTTCTCACTGGGAATTGTCTTCTCTAACATTGCT TGTCGGCTGATCATATCTCAGATGACTGGACTCAAGTGTGACCTATTCAACATCATGTTTATACCAGTGGTGATTACTATGGCAGCAGGAGTGCTGTATCCTCCATATGAGATTGACATCTTGTACGCCTGTTGTGCTTTACTAGTGACCATGCATCTACACTTTGGAATTTCCGTG GTGCAGGAATTATGTGAACATTTTAATATCTACTGCTTTTCTATAAAGAAGCAGCAGACATCTTGA
- the LOC136243139 gene encoding transcription factor Sox-11-like, whose product MRYSVAGSSLVVMDSQSSPTNAVPVGPLKDEPVLNSCQNKFLEERKTPTGGKETHIKRPMNAFMVWSQIQRKKITMEYPDMHNAEISRRLGKLWKMLTEAEKQPFVQESERLRIEHMRLYPDYKYRPRKRRPKKTDQESQQGGHYSEVTRETSDPSGKTHTVGVQCNLDEIDCEDNYIEERWSTSKAVQADTMSNFESSMCHSYPSEMRYSGSPTASRIPDLTPINRKHSLEADEAAVESKKAKLACKLPNGMSPASLPPSPPTSTSDENSPQPLDFDLLKDFDFDQLLEPIIVPLQVDPSLNSVAISPPMSSATSSGYSSHPFSPPDPDKLIFDFDSVNFDMLDTMDSLAAIIPSC is encoded by the coding sequence ATGAGGTATTCTGTTGCTGGTAGTAGCTTAGTAGTCATGGATTCACAGTCTTCCCCAACCAATGCCGTTCCTGTTGGCCCCTTGAAGGATGAGCCAGTACTGAACTCTTGTCAGAACAAGTTTTTGGAAGAACGCAAGACCCCAACTGGTGGAAAGGAGACTCATATCAAGAGACCTATGAACGCGTTTATGGTCTGGTCGCAGATACAGAGGAAGAAGATCACGATGGAGTACCCTGATATGCACAATGCAGAGATTAGCAGAAGGCTGGGAAAGTTGTGGAAGATGCTGACCGAAGCTGAAAAGCAGCCATTTGTGCAGGAATCCGAGCGACTGCGCATCGAGCACATGCGATTGTACCCAGATTACAAGTATCGCCCGCGAAAGCGCCGCCCTAAGAAGACAGACCAGGAGTCCCAGCAAGGTGGTCACTACAGCGAGGTCACCCGCGAAACATCCGACCCTAGCGGGAAAACCCACACTGTCGGTGTACAATGCAACCTGGACGAAATAGACTGTGAAGACAATTACATTGAAGAAAGATGGAGCACGTCAAAAGCCGTGCAGGCTGATACGATGAGCAATTTTGAATCGTCAATGTGTCACTCATATCCATCGGAAATGCGTTACTCAGGAAGCCCTACTGCTAGCAGAATACCTGACCTTACCCCTATCAATCGTAAACATTCTCTGGAAGCGGACGAGGCTGCTGTAGAAAGCAAGAAAGCAAAGCTGGCCTGCAAGCTACCTAATGGGATGAGCCCAGCTTCGCTCCCACCCTCCCCGCCTACTTCAACGAGCGATGAAAACTCGCCCCAGCCACTTGACTTTGACCTTTTGAAAGACTTTGATTTTGATCAGCTGTTAGAGCCAATAATAGTACCACTACAGGTAGACCCCAGTCTGAACAGTGTAGCCATCAGTCCACCAATGAGTAGTGCTACATCATCAGGTTATTCTTCTCATCCATTCTCTCCACCTGATCCAGACAAATTGATATTTGACTTTGACAGTGTGAATTTTGACATGTTAGATACAATGGACAGCCTAGCTGCCATTATTCCAAGCTGTTAG
- the LOC136243158 gene encoding transmembrane protein 14A-like yields MDVLSYLYGIVIFIGGLIGYFKAGSIMSLVSSTVIFSLVMFGAYLSGQTPRNVNVLLSVCIFVSVFMGFRFYKTSKFFPAGFVALLSILQVIRLLASTIKLKASQ; encoded by the exons ATGGACGTCCTGTCGTACCTCTATGGGATCGTTATCTTCATCGGAGGGTTAATAGGATACTTTAAAGCCG gTAGTATCATGTCTCTGGTCAGCAGCACTGTCATCTTTTCGCTAGTGATGTTTGGTGCTTATTTGTCAGGACAGACTCCGAGAAATGTTAACGTGTTACTTA GTGTATGTATATTCGTCAGCGTCTTCATGGGCTTCAGATTCTACAAGACTTCGAAATTCTTCCCAGCTGGATTTGTGGCATTGCTGAG TATTCTGCAAGTGATTAGACTGCTAGCAAGTACAATAAAGCTGAAGGCATCACAGTGA